One window of Scheffersomyces stipitis CBS 6054 chromosome 1, whole genome shotgun sequence genomic DNA carries:
- a CDS encoding predicted protein: MSIVLPSLSGEKSETFTAVSKFSAPVRRPVEPLGRYFLAHASRTLRGHTWSEFEKLEAEKNVKQIEENEDDDLGDEQQSEELLAHDPREWKSADLYAVLGLSHLRWKATEDQIRRAHRKQVLQHHPDKKSASGGLDQDGFFKIIQKAFDVMLDTTKRQQYDSVDTNADVKPPALKSSYDFFEAWGPVFASEARFSKKQPVPLLGSSDAPKDEVDNFYSFWGKFDSWKTFEFKDEDVPDDTANRDHKRYIERKNISNRKKLKQEDNKRLIDLVERAFSEDPRIKQFKEAAKKEKERKKWERDSGSREAAEAAAAKKAAEEEAAKKAAEEAANAKANSKKAKEAAKAAKKKNKRSIRGSVKDVDYFGDAAKADVIEADVDALIERFDDVQLSTYAAKVKDANADAVKTAFTEAVAELSGAGKIDTAILKYFV, from the coding sequence ATGTCCATTGTGTTACCTTCTTTGTCTGGCGAGAAGAGCGAGACCTTTACGGCCGTTTCTAAATTCTCTGCCCCTGTGCGTCGTCCAGTCGAGCCCCTTGGTCGTTACTTCTTAGCGCATGCTTCCAGAACCTTGAGGGGCCACACCTGGTCTGAGTTTGAGAAGcttgaagctgaaaagaaCGTCAAGCAAATCGAAGAgaacgaagacgatgatCTTGGAGATGAACAACAGAGCGAAGAATTGTTGGCTCACGACCCCAGAGAATGGAAGTCGGCTGACTTATATGCTGTATTGGGATTGTCTCATTTGAGATGGAAAGCTACTGAAGATCAAATCAGAAGAGCACACAGAAAACAAGTTTTGCAACATCATCCAGACAAGAAGTCTGCCTCCGGAGGATTGGACCAAGATGGTTTTTTCAAGATTATTCAGAAGGCCTTTGATGTCATGTTGGACACTACCAAGAGACAGCAGTACGATTCCGTAGACACCAATGCTGATGTGAAACCTCCAGCACTCAAATCGAGCTACGACTTCTTTGAAGCCTGGGGACCTGTTTTCGCCAGTGAAGCCAGATTCTCCAAGAAGCAACCTGTTCCACTTTTGGGAAGCAGTGATGCTCCAAAGGATGAAGTCGATAACTTCTACTCATTCTGGGGTAAGTTTGACTCATGGAAGACATTTGAATTCAAGGACGAAGACGTTCCAGATGACACTGCCAACAGAGATCACAAGCGTTACATTGAGCGTAAGAACATCTCcaacagaaagaagttgaagcagGAAGACAACAAGAGATTGATAGACTTGGTGGAAAGAGCCTTTTCTGAAGATCCTAGAatcaagcaattcaaagaagctgctaagaaggaaaaggaaagaaagaaatggGAAAGAGATTCTGGCTCTAGagaagctgctgaagctgctgctgccaagaaggctgctgaagaagaggctGCTAAGAAggctgctgaagaagctgccAACGCTAAGGccaattccaagaaggCTAAGGAAGCTGCCAAGGCtgctaagaagaagaacaagagaagCATCAGAGGATCTGTCAAGGACGTTGACTACTTTGGTGATGCTGCTAAGGCTGATGTTATTGAGGCTGACGTCGATGCCTTGATTGAGAGATTCGACGATGTCCAATTGTCAACTTATGCTGCTAAGGTCAAGGATGCCAACGCCGATGCTGTTAAGACTGCCTTCACTGAAGCAGTTGCTGAGTTGTCTGGTGCTGGAAAGATCGACACTGCTATCTTGAAGTACTTTGTTTAA
- the TYS1 gene encoding tyrosyl-tRNA synthetase (Tyrosyl-tRNA synthetase, cytoplasmic (Tyrosyl--tRNA ligase) (TyrRS)) codes for MSVATDPEEQYKLITKGLQEVLNGQIIKDVLEKEKRPVKIYLGTAPTGKPHCGYFVPMIKLAHFLKAGCEVTVLLADLHAYLDNMKAPLEVVQYRAKYYEYVIKAMLRSINVPIDKLRFVVGSEYQLSAQYTMDIFKLSNVVSQNDAKRAGADVVKQVANPLLSGLIYPLMQALDEEHLGVDAQFGGVDQRKIFVLAEENLPSVGYKKRAHLMNPMVPGLGQGGKMSASDPNSKIDIIEDPKVVKKKVNSAYCAPGDIKDNGLLSFVEYVVQPIQELLAEQDGVFKFDIDRPEKYGGPISYTSLDQLKADFASEKLSPVDFKAGVADKINELLAPIKAEFDASPDFQEYQQKGYHQEQPKAEKKTKKVKNKGTRYPGAGKPDGASAPEAEAEAVTAKLEEAKLN; via the coding sequence ATGTCTGTCGCCACCGACCCAGAAGAACAATACAAGCTCATCACCAAGGGCCTTCAGGAGGTCTTAAATGGCCAAATCATCAAGGATGTCCTTGAAAAGGAGAAGAGACCCGTAAAGATCTACTTGGGTACAGCTCCCACTGGGAAGCCCCACTGCGGTTACTTTGTGCCCATGATCAAGTTGGCCCATTTCTTGAAGGCTGGATGTGAAGTGACGGTCCTTTTGGCCGACTTGCACGCCTACTTAGACAACATGAAGGCTCCATTGGAAGTAGTCCAGTACAGAGCCAAGTACTACGAATATGTGATCAAGGCCATGTTGAGATCCATCAACGTTCCAATTGACAAATTAAGATTTGTAGTAGGCTCTGAATACCAGTTGAGCGCACAGTACACTATggatatcttcaagttgctgAATGTTGTTTCCCAGAACGATGCCAAGCGTGCTGGTGCTGATGTCGTCAAGCAGGTTGCCAACCCATTGTTGTCCGGATTGATTTACCCATTGATGCAAGctcttgatgaagaacatTTGGGTGTTGATGCCCAGTTTGGAGGTGTTGACCAGAGAAAGATTTTTGTGTTGGCCGAAGAGAACTTGCCTTCCGTAGGCTACAAGAAGAGAGCTCACTTGATGAACCCTATGGTTCCAGGATTGGGTCAGGGTGGTAAGATGTCTGCTTCGGATCCAAATTCCAAGATTGATATTATTGAAGACCCTAAGgtcgtcaagaagaaggtcaaCAGCGCTTATTGTGCTCCCGGTGACATCAAAGACAACGGCTTGTTGTCGTTTGTAGAATACGTAGTCCAACCCATCCAAGAATTGTTGGCAGAGCAAGATGGAGTGTTCAAGTTCGACATTGACCGTCCGGAAAAGTACGGTGGTCCAATCTCGTACACGTCTCTTGACCAGTTGAAAGCAGACTTCgcttctgaaaagttgtcGCCAGTCGACTTCAAGGCCGGTGTTGCtgacaagatcaacgagttgttggCTCCTATCAAGGCTGAATTCGATGCCAGCCCTGATTTCCAGGAATACCAGCAAAAGGGCTACCACCAGGAACAGCCAAAggctgaaaagaagaccaagaaggtcaagaacaaggGTACCAGATACCCTGGTGCCGGCAAACCAGATGGTGCTTCTGCTCCAGAagctgaagctgaagctGTTACTGCtaagttggaagaagctaaGTTAAATTAG
- a CDS encoding predicted protein gives MSEEKPRGILRNKSVSGPESTSAIEIDRQEVIKNTRLNAELTHQASSEGDKIRAELAKKHLQDGNTEHLQWDELNLYKTEQEKSSTMKIDEPKTPYEGGFNPQGEYYQNDDEYGDDENNDIPEFELGEGEFDAERDKHEVLDSLHGGQVIRDPSYDDVEEEEEEEPELTAEERHKRFEEMRKAHYHMKGNVMHRKLEVDDEDDD, from the coding sequence ATGTCTGAAGAAAAGCCTAGAGGAATTTTGCGGAACAAATCGGTTTCGGGCCCAGAGAGTACGAGTGCTATAGAGATAGATCGTCAGGAAGTTATCAAGAACACACGTTTAAACGCCGAATTGACCCATCAGGCGTCACTGGAAGGTGATAAAATCAGAGCCGAGCTTGCAAAAAAGCATTTGCAAGACGGAAATACCGAACATTTGCAATGGGATGAATTAAATTTGTACAAGACCGAACAGGAAAAGAGCTCTACCATGAAGATCGATGAGCCTAAGACTCCATACGAAGGTGGGTTTAATCCACAGGGAGAATACTATCAAAACGATGACGAATACGGTGATGATGAAAACAATGATATACCAGAGTTTGAGCTCGGAGAAGGCGAGTTTGATGCTGAAAGAGACAAACACGAAGTGTTGGATTCGTTGCATGGCGGTCAGGTGATTAGGGACCCATCGTATGATGATgtagaagaggaagaagaggaagagcCGGAATTGACGGCCGAGGAGAGACACAAGCGTTTCGAGGAGATGAGAAAGGCCCATTATCATATGAAGGGCAATGTAATGCACCGTAAGTTGGAGGTAGATGACGAggatgatgat
- a CDS encoding predicted protein → MAVINQPMSQIRLTNVSLVRMKKGKKRFEIACYQNKVQDWRSKVEKDIDEVLQIPQVFQNVSKGQVANNDDLMKAFGTTSQDEIILEILNKGEIQLHEKERSANLQQKQNEFLTIISTKCINPKSKKRYPPSMIQKALNEVKFHLNPSKPTKQQALDAIRLLVEKQIIPIARAQMKVKITLSKKAYQKVYKDEIEPSIDSIIDEDKDGKVYECVCIIDPINYRKIVDVLEGDGAKISKSDGSIEVIDMAAIKET, encoded by the coding sequence ATGGCTGTGATTAACCAACCTATGAGTCAGATTAGATTGACCAACGTGTCACTTGTCCGCATGAAAAAGGGCAAAAAGAGATTTGAGATTGCCTGCTACCAGAATAAAGTCCAGGACTGGAGACTGAAAGTGGAAAAGGATATCGACGAAGTGCTTCAGATTCCCCAAGTTTTCCAGAATGTTTCCAAGGGCCAGGTTGCCAATAACGACGACTTGATGAAGGCTTTTGGAACTACCAGCCAAGACGAAataattcttgaaattctCAACAAGGGCGAAATTCAACTTCACGAGAAAGAAAGATCAGCTAACTTacaacagaaacaaaatGAATTTTTAACCATCATATCCACCAAGTGTATTAACCCTaaatcgaagaagagataTCCTCCTTCAATGATCCAGAAGGCATTGAACGAAGTCAAATTCCATTTGAACCCATCCAAACCTACAAAGCAACAGGCGTTGGATGCTATCAGACTACTTGTAGAAAAGCAGATTATTCCTATTGCCAGAGCCCAGATGAAGGTCAAAATCACCTTGTCTAAGAAAGCGTACCAGAAAGTCTAcaaagatgaaattgaaccTAGCATTGATCTGATTATAGACGAAGATAAAGACGGTAAGGTGTACGAGTGTGTCTGTATTATCGATCCTATTAACTATAGAAAGATTGTAGATGTGTTGGAGGGTGATGGAGCCAAGATCTCCAAGAGTGATGGTTCCATTGAAGTGATAGACATGGCCGCTATCAAGGAGACTTAG